In Kryptolebias marmoratus isolate JLee-2015 linkage group LG4, ASM164957v2, whole genome shotgun sequence, the following proteins share a genomic window:
- the mcrs1 gene encoding microspherule protein 1 has translation MQASDPVVGGPMGVAGVQSRSEDEESLGVKDVKRTATQAFGGGVPKRRSSSRSIKRKKFDDELVESSLVKSSSRVKGPPVIEPIRCSSSEPSSVEKKKVTKSGTALTPPLSMVINPTPMAKRVKKSKQPLHITKDLGRWKPTDDLLLINAVLQTTDLTAVHLGVKFSCRFSLPEINERWYALLYDPVISKLAWQAMRQLHPEAIAAIQSKALFSQTEQALLAKIGSTSQPKLDIFQELLCKHPSVFHPSRTPKSLMVHWQLLKQYYLLDDQSVQPLPKGDQVLNFSDAEQMVDDAKLKESRDEVLEHELMISDRHQKKEIRQLEQELPRWQVLVDSITGMSMPDFDNQTLAALRGRMVRYLMRSREITLGRATKDKQIDVDLSLEGPAWKISRKQGIIKLKNNGDFFIANEGRRPIYIDGRPVLSGNKWKLNNNSVVEIAGLRFVFLINLELISLIKAEAAKMTQQ, from the exons ATGCAGGCCAGTGACCCTGTGGTTGGAGGGCCGATGGGAGTCGCTGGTGTTCAGAGTCGGTCTGAAGATGAAGAGTCTCTCGGCGTAAAAGACGTGAAAAGGACAGCGACCCAAGCATTTGGAGGTGGCGTTCCCAAACGAAGAAGTTCGTCAAG GTCAATAAAGAGGAAGAAGTTCGATGACGAGCTCGTGGAGAGCAGTCTCGTGAAGTCGTCCAGTCGAGTCAAAGGCCCTCCTGTCATCGAGCCTATTCGCTGTTCGAGCAGTGAACCTTCATCTGTCGAGAAGAAGAAg gtaACTAAATCAGGCACTGCTCTCACCCCCCCTCTATCAATGGTAATAAATCCCACACCTATGGCCAAAAGAGTGAAGAAAAGCAAGCAGCCTTTGCATATTACTAAAGACTTGGGGCGTTGGAAACCTACAGATGACCTGCTGCTAATAAATGCTGTGCTACAG ACTACTGATCTGACTGCTGTTCATCTCGGGGTCAAGTTCAGCTGTCGCTTCAGTTTGCCAGAAATTAACGAGCGGTGGTACGCTTTGTTGTACGATCCCGTCATCTCAAA GCTGGCGTGGCAGGCTATGAGGCAGCTCCATCCTGAAGCAATCGCGGCCATCCAAAGCAAAGCTCTTTTTAGTCAGACTGAACAGGCACTGCTGGCCAAAATTGGTTCA ACCAGTCAGCCCAAACTGGACATTTTCCAGGAGCTTTTGTGCAAACACCCCAGTGTCTTTCACCCGTCTCGCACACCCAAGAGCCTGATGGTTCACTGGCAGCTGCTGAAGCAGTACTACCTACTGGATGACCAGAGTG TACAGCCCCTCCCTAAAGGTGACCAAGTCCTCAACTTTTCGGATGCGGAGCAGATGGTCGATGATGCGAAGTTAAA GGAAAGTAGAGACGAGGTGTTGGAACACG AGCTGATGATTTCTGATCGCCACCAGAAAAAAGAGATCCGACAGTTGGAGCAGGAGTTGCCTCGATGGCAGGTCCTCGTGGACAGCATCACAG GGATGAGCATGCCTGACTTTGACAATCAGACCCTGGCGGCGTTACGAGGAAGAATGGTCCGCTACCTCATGAGATCAAGAGAG ATTACACTGGGGAgagcaacaaaagacaaacagataGACGTGGACCTGTCACTGGAGGGGCCTGCCTGGAAAATATCAAGGAAACAAG GAATAATTAAGCTGAAGAATAACGGCGACTTCTTCATCGCCAACGAGGGCAGGCGGCCCATCTACATCGACGGCAGACCAGTCCTGTCCGGAAACAAGTGGAAACTAAACAACAACTCCGTGGTGGAG aTCGCCGGTCTTCGTTTTGTGTTTCTAATCAACCTGGAGCTCATCTCGCTGATCAAAGCTGAAGCCGCTAAGATGACGCAGCAGTGA
- the LOC108235620 gene encoding 25-hydroxyvitamin D-1 alpha hydroxylase, mitochondrial, protein MSPDVRRSSRLLIRRMSQQALRVSVRNSFPLLRWMERWSGGSASPPAQAQAEAEVRTLDHMPGPGVASFAWDLFAKKGLSRLHELQMAGLRRYGPMWKASFGPILTVHVAKPELIEQVLRQEGQHPMRSNLSSWKDYRKLRGHHCGLLTSEGEEWQEVRSLLGKHMLRPKAVEVYDKTLNSVVDDLIAKLRHRRSSQGLVTDIASDFYRFGLEGISSVLFESRIGCLDPVVPKETERFIQSINTMFVMTLITMALPSWLYQLCPKPWNDFYRSWDYMFDFAKSHIDQRMAADAKKVARGESVEGHYLTYFLSQTNLPMKTVYSNITELLLAGVDTISSTLSWTLYELSRHPEVQAEIRKEVLTVLGGRRIPEATEVANMRLLKAAVKEVLRLYPVIPANARVVPEKDIQVGGYIIPKNTLITLCHFATSRDPSVFPNPNDFHPYRWFSKDQTHHPYASVPFGVGKRSCIGRRIAELELYLALSRILTEFDVQPDPKGVSVKPMTRTLLVPKNVINLQFIER, encoded by the exons TCCTTCCCCCTGCTCAGGTGGATGGAGAGGTGGTCCGGGGGCTCCGCTTCACCACCGGCCCAGGCACAGGCGGAGGCGGAGGTCCGGACCCTGGACCACATGCCCGGACCGGGGGTCGCCAGCTTCGCCTGGGACCTGTTCGCCAAGAAGGGTCTGTCACGTCTGCACGAGCTacag ATGGCAGGACTCCGTCGATATGGCCCCATGTGGAAGGCGAGTTTTGGCCCCATCCTGACGGTTCACGTGGCCAAGCCGGAGCTCATCGAGCAGGTCCTCAGGCAGGAGGGCCAGCACCCCATGCGCTCCAATCTGTCCTCCTGGAAGGACTACAGGAAGCTCCGGGGACACCACTGCGGACTCCTGACGTC TGAGGGCGAGGAGTGGCAGGAGGTGAGAAGCCTCCTGGGGAAGCACATGCTGCGACCGAAGGCAGTGGAAGTTTACGATAAGACCCTGAACAGTGTCGTCGATGACCTCATCGCCAAACTTCGCCACCGCCGAAGCTCCCAAGGCCTCGTCACCGACATCGCCAGCGACTTCTATCGCTTCGGCCTCGAAG GCATCTCCTCGGTGCTGTTTGAGTCCAGAATCGGCTGCTTGGATCCGGTTGTCCCCAAAGAGACGGAGCGTTTCATCCAGTCCATCAACACCATGTTCGTGATGACCCTGATCACCATGGCGCTGCCAAGCTGGCTGTACCAGCTGTGCCCCAAACCCTGGAACGACTTCTATCGGTCCTGGGACTACATGTTTGATTTCG CAAAGAGTCACATCGACCAGCGGATGGCAGCCGACGCCAAGAAGGTCGCCAGAGGTGAGTCGGTGGAGGGGCATTACCTCACCTACTTCCTGTCGCAGACGAATTTGCCCATGAAGACCGTCTATAGCAACATCACGGAGCTGCTCCTCGCCGGAGTCGACACG ATTTCCAGCACCCTGTCCTGGACGTTGTACGAGCTGTCCCGTCACCCAGAGGTCCAGGCTGAGATCAGGAAGGAGGTGCTGACGGTGCTGGGAGGTCGTAGGATCCCCGAGGCCACAGAAGTGGCCAACATGCGCCTCCTGAAGGCTGCAGTCAAAGAAGTGCTCAG GTTGTACCCGGTCATCCCTGCCAACGCAAGGGTCGTCCCAGAAAAGGACATTCAGGTCGGAGGCTACATCATTCCTAAAAAT ACTTTGATTACCTTGTGCCATTTTGCGACGTCACGGGACCCTTCGGTGTTTCCGAATCCGAACGACTTCCATCCCTACCGCTGGTTCAGCAAGGACCAAACCCATCACCCGTACGCCTCGGTTCCCTTCGGCGTGGGAAAGCGCAGCTGCATAGGTCGCCGGATCGCGGAGCTGGAGCTCTACCTCGCTCTGTCTCGG ATCCTGACTGAGTTTGACGTGCAGCCGGACCCCAAGGGAGTTTCTGTGAAGCCCATGACCCGAACCCTTCTGGTTCCTAAAAATGTCATCAACCTCCAGTTTATCGAACGATGA